One genomic segment of Thermovibrio guaymasensis includes these proteins:
- a CDS encoding DUF2202 domain-containing protein has protein sequence MRKLLLMTFVAALTGFLPQTVAAQGQRIKTYGAYMVQTLPKEPLSKEEINDLLHMREEEKLARDVYLTLGNYYPLPIFRNIARSEEQHMRMIKLLLDKYSLPDPVEESGGRVGVFKDPKLQKLYNKLVSRGKRSLIDALKVGATIEDLDIKDLEEALSRTDNKDIRVVYQNLMRGSRNHMRAFVRLLRRYGSDYQPRYISSEEFNSILSVKHEAGFYSPSGTYFGPRFLKGKVLKISQKPGFRRKNVMWWVVQIKTPQGEVSVRVAPVRWLPQFEVKAGDFVKVIRLPYWNIKGLNGYMACKLIDETAGKTYDFSKWRKWCRR, from the coding sequence ATGAGAAAACTTCTTCTAATGACTTTTGTTGCGGCTTTGACGGGGTTTTTGCCGCAGACGGTAGCTGCCCAAGGTCAAAGGATAAAAACTTACGGAGCTTATATGGTGCAAACTCTTCCTAAAGAACCCCTTTCTAAGGAGGAGATAAACGACCTTCTTCACATGCGCGAGGAGGAGAAGCTTGCCAGAGATGTCTACCTGACTCTCGGCAACTACTATCCCCTTCCCATTTTCAGGAACATTGCCCGCTCGGAAGAGCAACACATGAGGATGATTAAGCTCCTTCTTGATAAGTACTCCCTTCCCGACCCGGTTGAAGAGAGCGGAGGAAGAGTGGGAGTTTTTAAAGACCCGAAGCTGCAGAAGCTCTACAACAAACTGGTCTCTCGGGGAAAGCGCTCCCTGATTGACGCCCTTAAAGTTGGAGCTACAATTGAAGACCTTGACATTAAAGACCTTGAAGAGGCGCTCTCAAGAACCGATAACAAGGACATAAGGGTTGTTTATCAGAATTTGATGAGAGGTTCCCGAAACCACATGAGGGCATTTGTCAGACTTTTGAGGAGGTATGGTTCCGATTATCAACCTCGGTACATTTCCTCTGAGGAGTTTAACTCCATTCTCTCGGTTAAACATGAAGCCGGTTTTTACTCCCCCAGCGGTACCTATTTTGGCCCTCGGTTTCTTAAGGGGAAAGTCCTAAAGATTTCTCAGAAGCCAGGATTTAGACGGAAGAACGTAATGTGGTGGGTGGTCCAAATAAAAACGCCTCAAGGAGAAGTTTCCGTAAGAGTCGCTCCCGTCCGGTGGTTACCTCAGTTTGAAGTTAAAGCCGGAGATTTTGTAAAGGTTATCAGACTTCCTTACTGGAATATAAAGGGACTAAACGGTTATATGGCCTGCAAGTTGATTGACGAGACTGCCGGAAAAACCTACGACTTCTCTAAGTGGCGCAAGTGGTGCAGGAGGTAA